From a region of the Geothrix sp. 21YS21S-2 genome:
- a CDS encoding hemolysin III family protein, which yields MQAHPEAQGPAAEFANSLTHGLGAVLGVAALVVMVVQASLHGSARDIVGASIFGASLVLLYSMSTLYHAFRGPRVKFVFKVLDHNSIFVLIAGTYTPFCLRTLPAGWGWSIFGVIWGLAVLGIVFKSIFIRRLSWLSLAVYLGMGWIVVIAAKPLAQHLPPGGLFWLGAGGLFYTLGTVFYAWKSMKFHHAVWHLFVLGGSACHVASVLFFVIPRA from the coding sequence ATGCAAGCCCATCCCGAAGCCCAAGGCCCCGCCGCGGAATTCGCCAACAGCCTCACCCACGGTCTCGGCGCGGTCCTGGGCGTGGCGGCCCTGGTGGTCATGGTGGTCCAGGCCAGCCTCCACGGTTCGGCCCGGGACATCGTCGGCGCCTCCATCTTCGGAGCCTCGCTGGTGCTGCTCTATTCCATGAGCACCCTCTACCACGCCTTCCGCGGCCCGCGGGTGAAGTTCGTCTTCAAGGTCCTGGACCACAACTCCATCTTCGTGCTCATCGCGGGCACCTACACCCCCTTCTGCCTGCGCACGCTGCCGGCGGGGTGGGGCTGGAGCATCTTCGGGGTGATCTGGGGCCTGGCGGTGCTGGGCATCGTCTTCAAGAGCATCTTCATCCGCCGTCTCTCCTGGCTGAGCCTGGCGGTGTACCTGGGCATGGGCTGGATCGTCGTGATCGCGGCCAAGCCCCTGGCCCAGCACCTGCCCCCGGGAGGCCTCTTCTGGCTGGGCGCGGGCGGGCTCTTCTACACGCTGGGCACCGTCTTCTACGCGTGGAAGAGCATGAAGTTCCATCACGCCGTCTGGCACCTCTTCGTGCTCGGGGGCAGCGCCTGCCACGTGGCCTCGGTGCTGTTCTTCGTCATCCCGCGGGCCTAG
- a CDS encoding helix-turn-helix domain-containing protein, with amino-acid sequence MAGLEGLPGYGRWGASLDVLLGHPGPLWVYGEAGCGLSTLGAWLARGRGAPFQDDAEGLDPAALGAWIEAHPAGVLASHLPPEDPAVARAASRCLPFRLPSLEEEEGDLERTFWIMAREEGVTGPLPPLLTALPCPGNLRGLRNRLVRWKLLGQLPDDATPRLPLADTEDLAANLHVLERLLLHRALRRSYGNRVEAAKRLGVSRRHLYLLIARHGDPVRGEAPTAEGPKRLLRGQNSNILDPHR; translated from the coding sequence ATGGCGGGCCTGGAGGGACTGCCTGGCTACGGGAGGTGGGGAGCCTCCCTGGACGTGCTCCTGGGCCATCCGGGGCCGCTGTGGGTCTACGGCGAGGCCGGCTGCGGCCTGAGCACCCTGGGGGCCTGGCTGGCCCGGGGCCGCGGCGCCCCCTTCCAGGACGACGCCGAGGGCCTGGACCCGGCCGCGCTGGGCGCCTGGATCGAAGCGCACCCCGCCGGCGTACTGGCCTCCCATCTGCCCCCCGAGGATCCGGCGGTGGCGCGGGCCGCCTCCCGCTGCCTCCCGTTCCGGCTTCCCAGTCTCGAGGAGGAGGAGGGCGATCTGGAGCGAACCTTCTGGATCATGGCCCGGGAGGAGGGCGTCACCGGCCCCCTGCCGCCGCTCCTCACGGCCCTGCCCTGCCCCGGCAACCTGCGCGGGCTGCGGAACCGGCTGGTGCGGTGGAAGCTCCTGGGCCAGCTGCCCGACGACGCCACCCCGCGCCTGCCCCTGGCCGACACCGAGGACCTCGCCGCCAACCTCCACGTGCTGGAGCGGCTCCTGCTCCACCGCGCCCTGCGGCGCAGCTACGGCAACCGGGTGGAGGCCGCGAAGCGCCTGGGCGTGAGCCGCAGGCACCTGTACCTCCTCATCGCGCGCCACGGGGACCCGGTGCGGGGCGAGGCTCCCACGGCGGAAGGCCCCAAAAGGCTCCTGCGCGGACAAAACTCCAACATCCTGGATCCACACCGATAA
- the ffh gene encoding signal recognition particle protein has product MFETLSDKLSRAMKSLRGQSRLSEKNIEEALRDVRMALLEADVHVQVAKAFLQRVKEKALGVEVLNGLNPAQQFIDIVYQELTAIMGGQAPERPLDMAPKPPTVVMMVGLQGSGKTTTCGKLAKYLKKNGYSPLLVPADVYRPAAIEQLHVVARDAGVPSFRTESMEPVAICKAAVQEAALKGWDVVILDTAGRLHLDETLMNELAAIKGACSPTEILFVADAMTGQDAVRSAGAFHEKLATTGVILTKADGDTRGGAAFSIRHITGTAIKFVGSGEKLDDFERFHPDRMAQRILGMGDVLTLIEHAKDTIDEKDAERMAQRLVKNQFTLDDMRSQFQQIQKMGSMQKIIGMLPGLGKMKEQIESVATDKRIKHLEAILNSMTPRERQNHNLLDAKRKRRIAAGCGRPVHEVNQLLKQYLQMKKMMSQMNNPGFMKRMQAMQGMQKPPFSL; this is encoded by the coding sequence ATGTTCGAAACCCTGTCCGATAAACTCAGCCGCGCGATGAAGTCCCTCCGGGGGCAGAGCCGGCTGTCCGAGAAGAACATCGAGGAGGCCCTCCGGGACGTGCGCATGGCGCTCCTGGAAGCGGACGTGCACGTGCAGGTGGCCAAGGCCTTCCTGCAGCGGGTCAAGGAGAAGGCCCTGGGCGTCGAGGTCCTGAACGGCCTCAACCCGGCCCAGCAGTTCATCGACATCGTCTACCAGGAGCTCACCGCCATCATGGGCGGCCAGGCTCCCGAGCGGCCCCTCGACATGGCCCCGAAGCCGCCCACCGTGGTGATGATGGTGGGCCTCCAGGGCTCCGGCAAGACGACCACCTGCGGCAAGCTCGCCAAGTATCTGAAGAAGAACGGTTACTCCCCCCTGCTGGTGCCCGCGGACGTGTACCGCCCCGCCGCCATCGAGCAGCTGCACGTGGTGGCCAGGGACGCGGGCGTGCCCAGCTTCCGCACCGAATCCATGGAGCCGGTGGCCATCTGCAAGGCGGCCGTGCAGGAAGCCGCCCTCAAGGGCTGGGACGTGGTGATCCTGGATACGGCCGGCCGCCTGCATCTGGACGAGACTCTCATGAACGAACTGGCGGCCATCAAGGGCGCCTGTTCCCCTACCGAGATCCTCTTCGTGGCCGACGCCATGACCGGGCAGGACGCCGTTCGCTCCGCCGGGGCCTTCCACGAGAAGCTGGCCACGACCGGCGTCATCCTCACCAAGGCCGACGGCGACACCCGCGGCGGCGCGGCCTTCAGCATCCGGCACATCACCGGCACCGCCATCAAGTTCGTGGGCTCGGGCGAGAAGCTGGACGACTTCGAGCGCTTCCACCCCGACCGCATGGCCCAGCGCATCCTCGGCATGGGCGACGTGCTCACCCTCATCGAGCACGCCAAGGACACCATCGACGAGAAGGACGCCGAGCGCATGGCGCAGCGCCTCGTCAAGAACCAGTTCACGCTCGACGACATGCGCAGCCAGTTCCAGCAGATCCAGAAGATGGGCTCCATGCAGAAGATCATCGGCATGCTGCCGGGGCTCGGGAAGATGAAGGAGCAGATCGAGTCCGTGGCCACGGACAAGCGGATCAAGCACCTGGAGGCCATCCTCAATTCCATGACGCCGCGGGAGCGGCAGAACCACAATCTCCTGGACGCCAAGCGCAAGCGCCGCATCGCCGCGGGCTGCGGCCGCCCCGTCCATGAAGTCAATCAGCTTCTCAAGCAGTACCTGCAGATGAAGAAGATGATGTCCCAGATGAACAACCCCGGTTTCATGAAGCGGATGCAGGCCATGCAGGGCATGCAGAAACCGCCCTTCTCACTCTAA
- a CDS encoding transposase, producing MFALPAELRFLARQYPAKFYGALFRAATRTLLKLFRTRLKATPGLLLVLHTWTRELTFHPHLHVRVTAGGLAFDGGSFIPSGKRYLFPVAMMGEVFRAKMLNALGRLQEKGAFPEVQKELYATRMAAVSDLDWGVHAKKPFAHSSHVAGYLARYTRWVGIANSRLLNVTEDRVTFATKNGKTATVHPVEFLERLVQHVLPPGFHKIRHAGLYGSLQAGGLLEKARAIVGTCKKPRKDPSDLERLERESQICPVCGGALRRTPLPAAVPAPPGDDPS from the coding sequence GTGTTCGCCCTCCCGGCGGAATTGCGGTTCCTGGCCCGGCAGTACCCGGCCAAGTTCTACGGCGCCCTATTTCGGGCCGCGACCCGGACCCTTCTGAAGCTGTTCCGGACCCGCCTGAAGGCCACCCCGGGCCTGCTGCTGGTGCTTCACACCTGGACCCGGGAGTTGACCTTCCACCCCCACCTCCACGTACGGGTCACCGCCGGGGGCCTCGCCTTCGACGGCGGAAGCTTCATCCCCAGTGGGAAGAGGTACCTGTTCCCGGTGGCCATGATGGGTGAGGTGTTCCGGGCCAAGATGCTCAACGCCCTGGGCAGGCTCCAGGAGAAGGGCGCCTTCCCGGAGGTTCAGAAGGAACTTTACGCTACCCGGATGGCCGCGGTCAGCGACCTGGACTGGGGCGTCCACGCCAAGAAGCCATTCGCGCACTCCAGCCACGTGGCCGGCTACCTGGCCCGGTATACCCGCTGGGTCGGCATCGCCAACTCCCGGCTCCTGAACGTCACCGAGGACCGGGTGACGTTCGCCACCAAGAACGGCAAGACCGCCACGGTCCACCCCGTGGAATTCCTCGAGCGCCTGGTTCAGCACGTCCTTCCCCCGGGCTTCCACAAGATCCGTCATGCCGGCCTCTACGGCTCCCTCCAGGCTGGCGGCCTTCTGGAGAAGGCCAGGGCCATCGTCGGTACCTGCAAGAAGCCCCGGAAGGACCCGTCTGATCTGGAACGTCTGGAGCGCGAATCCCAGATCTGCCCCGTTTGCGGTGGCGCCCTCCGCCGGACACCCCTGCCCGCCGCCGTCCCCGCACCGCCCGGGGACGATCCAAGCTGA
- the rpsP gene encoding 30S ribosomal protein S16, producing MLSIRLARNGAKKRPFYHIVVSENDRIPTGRAIEVLGFVNPIAQNGETVRIDAEKAKAWIAKGAQPSKTVLELFKKNSIL from the coding sequence ATGCTTTCCATCCGTCTCGCCCGCAACGGCGCCAAGAAGCGGCCCTTCTACCACATCGTCGTGTCCGAGAACGACCGCATCCCCACCGGCCGCGCCATCGAAGTCCTGGGCTTCGTGAACCCCATCGCGCAGAACGGCGAGACCGTGCGCATCGACGCCGAGAAGGCCAAGGCCTGGATCGCCAAGGGCGCCCAGCCCTCCAAGACCGTCCTGGAACTCTTCAAGAAGAATTCCATCCTGTAA
- a CDS encoding serine/threonine-protein kinase, with amino-acid sequence MAQPSSRPDWFEKGKKDGRYVLGPLLGHGGMGDVVEAWDTILGRVVALKILNHAEPAAMVRFMHEAQLQAKLEHPNICRIYDIEAHEGVPRIAMQLVRGPTLEDATNDLELEEIVALIAQVAETLEDAHRHGLIHRDIKPGNVLLEPLPAGGWKPILCDFGLALQVDASVLTLPNALTGTPAYMAPEQVRGDRRHIGPATDVYALGGTLYFLLVGRPPCVSTVTQEMLKVKKERRFPTPRALEPSIPEALEAILLRCLAPAPAERYPTMEALAADLWGFLGRAPRRAAGKWRSLAATAAALGLVAGLGGLAWHRAAAQERSAERFNRAAQEASNLMAGLRYEQEQPLHDTRSALARIRAVRDAATAPADDPAWALVRGTADYCLDNLPAAHAELEKALARGPALPGTAYLLGLVCARQWLDLEQEPAQRGQAAAADLRAQAQAWFQKAKGLSRDREAFAQALLALMAHDLPGALAHCRAAEQANPWLRDAGALGSHCLARLARTYLAGGDDAAAGSAYREALRWAEDGARQAQSDGGLRHAALVAAMGLAELDRARGQLTRETVQALVARADQSLLINPDGGTAQADWISVQCLVARQQADAGLDPKPTLDRALAFYWTRTQDPRPPALTAAQRMLNGLTTERDRARSRPVLPRAVKASGLPMEGHPDILRPHAQQRAVPAA; translated from the coding sequence ATGGCCCAACCCAGTTCAAGGCCCGACTGGTTCGAGAAGGGGAAGAAGGACGGACGCTACGTGCTGGGTCCCCTCCTGGGCCACGGCGGCATGGGGGACGTGGTCGAGGCCTGGGACACCATCCTGGGGCGCGTGGTGGCCCTCAAGATCCTCAACCACGCCGAGCCCGCGGCCATGGTGCGCTTCATGCACGAAGCCCAGCTCCAGGCCAAGCTCGAGCACCCCAACATCTGCCGGATCTATGACATCGAGGCCCACGAGGGCGTGCCCCGCATCGCCATGCAGCTGGTGCGGGGCCCCACGCTGGAGGACGCCACCAACGACCTGGAGCTTGAGGAGATCGTGGCCCTCATCGCCCAGGTGGCCGAGACCCTGGAGGATGCCCACCGCCACGGGCTCATCCACCGGGACATCAAGCCCGGCAACGTCCTCCTGGAGCCCCTGCCGGCCGGGGGCTGGAAGCCCATCCTCTGCGACTTCGGCCTGGCCCTGCAGGTCGACGCCTCCGTGCTCACCCTGCCCAACGCCCTCACCGGGACGCCCGCCTACATGGCTCCCGAGCAGGTGCGGGGGGACCGCCGGCACATCGGGCCCGCGACGGACGTCTACGCCCTGGGCGGCACCCTCTACTTCCTTCTGGTGGGCCGGCCCCCCTGCGTCAGCACCGTCACCCAGGAAATGCTGAAGGTGAAGAAGGAGCGGCGGTTCCCCACCCCCCGGGCCCTGGAGCCGTCCATCCCCGAGGCGCTGGAGGCCATCCTCTTGCGCTGCCTCGCCCCGGCCCCGGCGGAGCGGTACCCGACCATGGAGGCCCTGGCCGCCGACCTGTGGGGGTTCCTGGGCCGGGCCCCGCGGCGCGCCGCCGGGAAATGGCGGAGCCTGGCCGCCACCGCCGCGGCCCTGGGGCTGGTGGCGGGGCTGGGAGGCCTTGCCTGGCACCGGGCCGCCGCCCAGGAACGCTCGGCGGAGCGGTTTAACCGCGCGGCCCAGGAAGCGAGCAATCTCATGGCCGGCCTCCGCTACGAGCAGGAGCAGCCGCTCCACGACACCCGGAGCGCCCTCGCGCGCATCCGGGCCGTCAGGGACGCCGCCACGGCGCCCGCCGACGACCCCGCCTGGGCCCTGGTGCGGGGGACCGCGGACTACTGCCTGGACAACCTTCCCGCCGCCCACGCCGAACTGGAGAAGGCCTTGGCAAGGGGACCGGCCCTTCCCGGCACCGCCTACCTCCTGGGCCTCGTCTGCGCGCGCCAGTGGCTCGACCTGGAGCAGGAGCCCGCCCAGCGGGGGCAGGCCGCCGCGGCGGACCTGCGCGCGCAGGCCCAGGCGTGGTTCCAGAAGGCCAAGGGCCTGAGCCGGGACCGGGAGGCGTTCGCCCAGGCGCTCCTCGCCCTCATGGCCCATGACCTTCCGGGCGCCCTGGCCCATTGCCGTGCTGCCGAGCAGGCCAACCCCTGGCTTCGCGACGCGGGCGCCCTGGGCTCCCACTGCCTGGCCCGTCTGGCCCGCACCTACCTTGCGGGCGGGGATGACGCCGCCGCCGGCAGCGCCTACCGCGAGGCCCTCCGGTGGGCCGAGGACGGCGCCCGCCAGGCCCAGAGCGACGGCGGACTCCGCCATGCCGCCCTGGTCGCCGCCATGGGGCTGGCCGAGCTGGACCGGGCCCGGGGCCAGCTCACCCGGGAGACGGTCCAGGCGCTCGTCGCGCGCGCGGACCAGAGCCTCCTCATCAATCCGGACGGCGGGACCGCCCAGGCGGACTGGATTTCCGTGCAGTGCCTGGTCGCCCGGCAACAGGCCGATGCGGGCCTCGATCCCAAGCCCACGCTGGACCGGGCCCTGGCCTTCTACTGGACCCGGACCCAGGATCCCCGTCCCCCGGCCCTGACCGCCGCCCAGCGGATGCTGAACGGATTGACAACCGAACGTGACCGGGCCCGGAGCCGGCCGGTCCTGCCCAGGGCCGTCAAGGCCTCCGGCCTGCCCATGGAAGGGCACCCGGACATTCTTCGCCCGCACGCCCAGCAACGAGCCGTCCCAGCAGCCTGA
- a CDS encoding thioredoxin domain-containing protein, giving the protein MANRLAQSTSPYLLQHAHNPVEWNPWDAESLERARLEDKPIFLSIGYSACHWCHVMERESFEDPAVAAELNAHFIPIKVDREERPDLDDLYMGAVQAITGRGGWPMSVWLTPDLRPFYGGTYYPPAPRHGLPAFLQLLESIRRAWADQRPDLEGDAASLLAALDRDPPPARALPTLAPVRKAMETMERSFDPRWGGFGPAPKFPQPTGLELLLRHGSAADRARALKTLDAMAEGGIFDHLGGGFARYSVDEKWLVPHFEKMLYDNALLAPCYLEAFQLTGEPRHRETARATLDYLLRDLRDPAGGFHSSEDADSEGEEGRFYVFTPAEIEGVLGADAGRFCEAYGVTAQGCFEHGTSVLHRFEARGAAVEEGLRARVLAFRNARVRPGKDDKVLAAWNGLALGAFARGFQVLGEARYLEAAGALADFLRTELWRDGSLLRTWRRGRGHTPAFLEDYGAVACGLVDLYEAGFDARHLRWAFDLGEILLERFQDPEGGFYASIARPDLLVRQKPFQDGAVPSGNTLAARALLALGRHFGHAPFTVAAEGALRAAAPLLERAPSAVTGMAGVLASALAPGPEVVIAGDPGDPRVRALVDRAHRALRVGGVLSLVEADPALPLHQDRRVAEPSVFLCRGGVCEAPLTDPDRLADSLAGVLTN; this is encoded by the coding sequence ATGGCCAACCGTCTCGCCCAGTCCACCAGCCCCTACCTTCTCCAGCATGCCCACAATCCCGTGGAATGGAACCCCTGGGATGCCGAAAGCCTGGAGCGGGCCCGCCTGGAGGACAAGCCGATCTTCCTCAGCATCGGCTACAGCGCCTGCCACTGGTGCCACGTGATGGAGCGGGAATCCTTCGAGGACCCGGCGGTGGCCGCGGAGCTCAACGCCCACTTCATCCCCATCAAGGTGGACCGGGAGGAGCGCCCCGACCTGGACGACCTCTACATGGGCGCGGTCCAGGCCATCACGGGCCGCGGCGGCTGGCCCATGAGCGTCTGGCTCACGCCGGACCTCAGGCCCTTCTACGGAGGGACCTACTACCCCCCCGCGCCCCGCCACGGCCTCCCGGCCTTCCTGCAGCTCCTCGAGAGCATCCGCCGCGCCTGGGCGGACCAGCGCCCCGACCTCGAGGGCGACGCCGCGAGCCTCCTGGCCGCCCTGGACCGCGATCCGCCCCCGGCCCGGGCCCTCCCGACCCTGGCCCCGGTGCGCAAGGCCATGGAGACCATGGAGCGCAGCTTCGACCCGCGGTGGGGCGGCTTCGGCCCGGCCCCCAAGTTCCCCCAGCCCACCGGCCTGGAGCTGCTCCTGCGCCACGGGTCCGCGGCGGACCGGGCCCGGGCCCTCAAGACCCTGGACGCCATGGCCGAAGGCGGGATCTTCGACCACCTGGGGGGCGGCTTCGCCCGCTACAGCGTGGACGAGAAGTGGCTGGTGCCCCACTTCGAGAAGATGCTCTACGACAACGCGCTGCTGGCGCCGTGCTACCTGGAGGCCTTCCAGCTCACCGGCGAGCCCCGCCACCGCGAGACCGCCAGGGCCACCCTGGACTACCTGCTCCGGGACCTGCGGGACCCCGCGGGCGGCTTCCACTCCAGCGAGGACGCCGACAGCGAAGGGGAGGAGGGCCGCTTCTACGTGTTCACCCCCGCCGAGATCGAAGGCGTCCTGGGCGCGGACGCCGGACGTTTCTGCGAGGCCTACGGCGTCACCGCCCAGGGCTGCTTCGAACACGGAACCAGCGTCCTCCACCGCTTCGAGGCCCGGGGCGCGGCCGTCGAGGAGGGGCTTCGGGCCCGGGTCCTGGCCTTCCGGAACGCCCGGGTGCGCCCCGGCAAGGACGACAAGGTGCTTGCGGCCTGGAACGGCCTGGCCCTCGGCGCCTTCGCCCGGGGCTTCCAGGTGCTGGGCGAGGCGAGGTACCTGGAAGCGGCCGGCGCCCTGGCGGATTTCCTGCGGACCGAGCTGTGGCGGGACGGGAGCCTCCTGCGCACCTGGCGCCGCGGCCGGGGGCACACGCCGGCCTTCCTGGAGGACTACGGGGCCGTGGCCTGCGGGCTGGTGGACCTGTACGAGGCCGGGTTCGACGCCCGGCACCTGCGGTGGGCCTTCGACCTGGGGGAGATCCTCCTGGAGCGGTTCCAGGACCCGGAAGGGGGGTTCTACGCGAGCATCGCCCGTCCGGACCTCCTGGTGCGCCAGAAACCCTTCCAGGACGGCGCCGTGCCCTCGGGGAACACCCTGGCCGCGCGGGCCCTCCTGGCCCTGGGCCGGCACTTCGGGCACGCCCCCTTCACCGTCGCCGCCGAGGGCGCCCTGCGGGCCGCGGCGCCCCTGCTGGAGCGGGCCCCGTCGGCCGTGACGGGCATGGCGGGCGTCCTGGCCTCGGCCCTGGCTCCGGGACCGGAGGTCGTCATCGCCGGGGATCCGGGGGACCCGCGCGTCCGGGCCCTGGTGGACCGGGCCCACCGGGCCCTGCGGGTGGGAGGGGTCCTCTCCCTGGTGGAGGCCGACCCCGCCCTGCCCCTCCACCAGGACCGCCGGGTCGCCGAGCCGTCCGTATTTCTCTGCCGGGGCGGCGTCTGCGAGGCCCCGCTCACGGATCCGGACCGCCTGGCCGATAGCCTCGCGGGCGTGTTGACAAACTAA
- a CDS encoding ribosome maturation factor RimM: protein MFLLGHLAKVQGLKGEFLLHELMDEPEKLDGMAGLVLAPPSLDLEGAGEAPPPARPAKVRTFRFHQDRACVAFEGIPDRTAAEPFKGWAIWAPDEAIILPEGETFRHEWAGCQVYVHGALVGEVLRLDPTPMGYDMVVLKDLRPGRTGQRDVPYIKAWWQVDLAGRRLELDPPPGLLDLDLD, encoded by the coding sequence ATGTTCCTCCTGGGCCACCTCGCCAAGGTGCAGGGCCTCAAGGGCGAGTTCCTGCTGCACGAGCTCATGGACGAGCCGGAGAAGCTGGACGGCATGGCCGGCCTCGTGCTGGCCCCCCCGAGCCTGGACCTGGAGGGCGCCGGCGAAGCGCCGCCCCCCGCGCGACCCGCCAAGGTGCGCACCTTCCGCTTCCACCAGGACCGCGCCTGCGTCGCCTTCGAGGGCATCCCCGACCGCACCGCCGCCGAGCCCTTCAAGGGCTGGGCCATCTGGGCCCCCGACGAGGCCATCATCCTGCCCGAGGGCGAGACCTTCCGCCACGAGTGGGCCGGCTGCCAGGTCTACGTGCACGGCGCCCTGGTGGGCGAGGTGCTGCGCCTGGACCCCACGCCCATGGGGTACGACATGGTGGTCCTCAAGGACCTGCGCCCCGGCCGCACCGGCCAGCGGGACGTGCCCTACATCAAGGCCTGGTGGCAGGTGGACCTGGCCGGCCGGCGCCTGGAACTGGATCCCCCTCCGGGGCTGCTGGACCTGGATCTGGACTGA
- a CDS encoding KH domain-containing protein, which produces MNFEAFVTDVLTPILDHPEALRVDVKEGGRKLDVLIYAEARDRGRIIGKGGRMITSLRTLAKVAGEKAGLTVNLELFDGDERPARPEAEAPLGDQ; this is translated from the coding sequence ATGAACTTTGAAGCGTTTGTTACCGATGTCCTGACACCCATCCTCGACCACCCCGAAGCGCTGCGGGTGGACGTGAAGGAGGGCGGGCGCAAGCTGGACGTCCTCATCTACGCCGAGGCCCGGGACCGCGGCCGGATCATCGGCAAGGGCGGGCGCATGATCACCTCCCTGCGCACCCTCGCGAAGGTCGCCGGCGAGAAGGCCGGCCTTACGGTGAACCTCGAGCTGTTCGACGGCGACGAGCGCCCCGCCAGGCCCGAGGCCGAAGCGCCCCTGGGCGACCAGTAA
- a CDS encoding sigma-54 dependent transcriptional regulator translates to MANPLRVLVVDDDPGMRDGMALSLKRAGFVTEQARSGEDALRMTRPGAFDAVVTDLRMTGMDGLQLTARLKALDTGLPVLLVTAFGSLDTAREAMRLGAFDYLSKPFSPDELVQAVRKAIRSDDRLKAEIPAEAPVILTQDPALAETLALARRAADSKATILIQAESGTGKELLAKLIHTSSPRRKAAFVAINCAAIPENLLESELFGFEKGAFTGATSAKPGRFEQADGGTLVLDEIGELPLALQGKLLRAIQERTVDRLGGNRPIAVDVRLIALTNRDLATEVKEGRFREDLYYRLNVIPLRLPPLRERTADLELLALHFAERYARENDRPTPRLSPSFREALTRHPWPGNIRELENAVQRCVVLNPGDLLTHKDLAWLLDPAQLEGLPEDPPEPPRESPFLRPLEEALPAPPAASGDLRIADPAEPLKGVPLGTLVALPLGIPLPELERFWLLSTLSALEGNRTHCSQKLDIALRTVRNKINEYRDAGYDIPLSGHGRED, encoded by the coding sequence ATGGCGAATCCTCTGAGAGTTCTGGTGGTGGATGACGATCCCGGCATGCGGGATGGCATGGCCTTGAGCCTCAAGCGCGCCGGCTTCGTCACGGAACAGGCGCGGTCCGGCGAGGACGCCCTGCGCATGACCCGGCCCGGCGCCTTCGACGCCGTGGTCACCGACCTGCGCATGACCGGCATGGACGGCCTCCAGCTCACCGCGCGGCTCAAGGCCCTGGACACGGGCCTCCCGGTGCTCCTGGTGACGGCCTTCGGCAGCCTGGACACGGCCCGGGAGGCCATGCGCCTGGGGGCCTTCGACTACCTCTCCAAGCCCTTCAGCCCCGACGAGCTGGTCCAGGCCGTGCGCAAGGCCATCCGCAGCGACGACCGCCTCAAGGCCGAGATCCCCGCCGAGGCCCCCGTCATCCTCACCCAGGACCCGGCCCTGGCCGAGACCCTGGCCCTGGCCCGGCGCGCCGCCGACAGCAAGGCCACCATCCTCATCCAGGCCGAGAGCGGCACCGGCAAGGAGCTCCTGGCCAAGCTCATCCACACCTCCAGCCCCCGGCGCAAGGCGGCCTTCGTGGCCATCAACTGCGCGGCCATCCCCGAGAACCTCCTGGAATCCGAGCTCTTCGGGTTCGAGAAGGGGGCCTTCACCGGCGCCACCAGCGCCAAGCCGGGCCGCTTCGAGCAGGCCGACGGCGGCACCCTGGTGCTGGACGAGATCGGCGAACTGCCCCTGGCCCTCCAGGGCAAGCTCCTGCGGGCCATCCAGGAGCGCACCGTCGATCGCCTGGGCGGAAACCGCCCCATCGCCGTGGATGTCCGCCTCATTGCCCTCACCAACCGCGACCTGGCCACGGAAGTGAAGGAAGGCCGGTTCCGGGAGGACCTCTACTACCGCCTCAACGTCATCCCCCTGCGCCTGCCCCCCCTTCGGGAGCGCACCGCCGACCTGGAGCTCCTGGCCCTGCACTTCGCCGAGCGCTACGCCCGGGAGAACGACCGCCCCACCCCCCGCCTCTCCCCCAGCTTCCGGGAGGCCCTCACCCGCCACCCCTGGCCCGGCAACATCCGCGAGCTGGAGAACGCCGTGCAGCGCTGCGTGGTGCTGAACCCCGGCGACCTCCTCACCCACAAGGACCTCGCCTGGCTCCTGGACCCCGCCCAGCTGGAAGGCCTGCCCGAGGACCCCCCCGAGCCGCCCCGGGAATCCCCCTTCCTGCGCCCCCTGGAGGAGGCCCTGCCCGCCCCCCCCGCCGCCTCCGGCGACCTGCGCATCGCCGACCCCGCCGAGCCCCTGAAGGGCGTGCCCCTGGGCACCCTGGTGGCCCTGCCCCTGGGCATCCCCCTGCCCGAGCTGGAGCGGTTCTGGCTGCTGTCCACGCTCTCGGCCCTGGAGGGGAACCGCACCCACTGCTCCCAGAAGCTGGACATCGCCTTGCGCACCGTGCGGAACAAGATCAACGAATACCGGGACGCCGGCTACGACATCCCGCTCAGCGGGCACGGCCGGGAAGACTAG